Proteins from a single region of Actinomycetota bacterium:
- a CDS encoding ATP-binding cassette domain-containing protein yields MDRGLTVDGLGFSYSGREWVLRDVCLTAAPGEAVAVIGPSGAGKSTLFRSLARLARPSAGRVLLDGADLYAAERARGFKGAIGYVHQQHGLPTTISGAMAVIGGEMHAWGPAKVIASVLLGPTGAELERVAEVLGRVGLEGREHDRIGELSVGQRQRVAVARTLLQSPRLIIADEPVASVDPATADIILGLLAAEAQRGAIVLCSVHDVEKARRHFPRIVALRDGQVCFDGAQDTLSEEIVGQVYGSGRAA; encoded by the coding sequence GTGGATCGGGGTCTCACAGTCGACGGGCTGGGCTTCTCCTACTCCGGCCGGGAGTGGGTGCTGCGGGATGTCTGCCTGACCGCCGCGCCGGGCGAGGCCGTGGCGGTCATCGGACCGAGTGGGGCCGGCAAGTCGACGCTTTTCCGCTCGCTGGCGCGTCTCGCACGCCCCTCGGCAGGGAGGGTCCTTCTCGACGGAGCCGATCTGTACGCTGCCGAGAGAGCGCGCGGATTCAAAGGGGCGATCGGATACGTCCACCAGCAACACGGGCTTCCCACCACGATCTCCGGGGCGATGGCGGTGATCGGGGGAGAGATGCACGCATGGGGCCCGGCCAAGGTGATTGCGTCAGTTCTGCTGGGTCCTACGGGGGCGGAACTCGAGCGCGTCGCAGAGGTGCTCGGACGGGTCGGCCTCGAAGGTCGCGAGCACGATCGCATCGGCGAGCTGAGCGTCGGGCAACGCCAGCGGGTGGCGGTCGCACGGACTCTGCTCCAGTCGCCCAGATTGATCATCGCCGATGAGCCGGTCGCCTCAGTGGATCCTGCGACCGCCGACATTATCCTCGGCCTGTTGGCTGCAGAGGCCCAACGCGGGGCGATCGTGCTGTGCTCGGTACACGATGTGGAGAAAGCGCGCCGACACTTCCCCCGGATCGTCGCGTTGCGCGACGGCCAGGTGTGTTTCGACGGCGCGCAGGACACCCTGTCCGAAGAGATCGTCGGACAGGTCTACGGGAGCGGGCGCGCTGCGTGA
- the phnE gene encoding phosphonate ABC transporter, permease protein PhnE translates to MRPRSLSRLVWPSAVLVLVVWSARGAGVDPARLFGADGRTQIARFLAGLFPPEMSSAYLLGLVGPAIETVQMSLLGVVFGAAIAMPLAAFGMRAPGAAAPGGRGRAGTRVRLFSYHVARSILNTMRTIPDLVWALMFIAAVGLGPFSGVLALTVHSAGLLGKLYSEALESVDPVPVHSLQAAGAGAPAVLVWGVLPQAIGPLVSVTLYQWECNIRAAMVLGFVGAGGLGQRIDLAMRLFRYDEMLPLLAVLLLLVTMVDRLSATVRSGLIKNL, encoded by the coding sequence GTGAGGCCCCGCTCGCTTTCGCGCCTGGTCTGGCCGTCCGCGGTACTGGTGCTCGTGGTGTGGAGCGCACGCGGTGCCGGCGTCGATCCGGCACGGTTGTTCGGGGCCGATGGCCGCACCCAGATAGCGCGTTTCCTGGCCGGGTTGTTCCCGCCGGAGATGTCCTCCGCCTACCTACTGGGCCTTGTCGGGCCGGCGATCGAGACGGTGCAGATGTCGCTTCTCGGGGTGGTCTTCGGTGCTGCGATCGCTATGCCGCTCGCCGCGTTCGGTATGCGTGCTCCCGGCGCGGCTGCTCCTGGGGGGCGCGGCCGCGCGGGGACCCGGGTGCGGCTGTTCTCCTACCACGTTGCCCGTAGCATCCTAAACACGATGCGGACGATCCCGGACCTCGTGTGGGCCTTGATGTTCATCGCCGCAGTCGGGCTCGGGCCGTTCTCGGGAGTACTCGCGCTGACCGTCCATAGTGCGGGTCTCCTCGGCAAGCTCTATTCCGAGGCGCTCGAATCGGTCGATCCGGTGCCGGTCCACTCCCTGCAGGCGGCTGGTGCCGGGGCCCCGGCAGTCCTCGTGTGGGGGGTCCTGCCCCAGGCGATCGGTCCGCTCGTGTCCGTGACGCTCTACCAGTGGGAGTGCAACATCCGGGCGGCGATGGTGCTGGGGTTCGTGGGCGCGGGCGGTCTCGGTCAGCGGATCGACCTGGCGATGAGGCTATTCCGCTACGATGAGATGCTCCCACTCCTCGCGGTGCTCCTACTGCTCGTCACGATGGTCGACCGGCTGAGCGCGACCGTTCGCTCGGGGCTCATCAAGAACCTGTGA
- a CDS encoding IS3 family transposase (programmed frameshift), producing the protein MNRQTRYPQEVRERAVRMVFEHTPEYDSQWAAIKSIADKFGMTPETLRLWVRRAETDDGLRPGLTSSERERMKELERENRELRRANEILKSAAGFLRGGARPPTEEVVDYIDANRDRFGVEPICEVLPIAPSTYYAAKTREPSARALRDAELKPEIERVYSESYDGCYGARKVWKQLKREGVPVARCTVARLMRELGLSGVKRGGYKVTTIADPAADRPADLVDRKFVAIRPNELWVADITYVATWSGFVYVSFVTDVFSRMIVGWRVSSSLRSDLALDALEMAVHARGGAEGVVHHSDRGVQYLSIRYTERLEEEGAVASVGSKGDSYDNALAETINGLYKTEVIRRKGPWRGIEDVEFATLEWVHWFNNHRLLEPIGDIPPAEYEGLYWLERAANDTVGLKESGLQ; encoded by the exons ATGAACAGACAGACGAGGTACCCACAAGAAGTGCGTGAAAGAGCCGTCCGGATGGTCTTCGAGCACACGCCCGAATACGACTCGCAGTGGGCGGCGATCAAGTCGATCGCGGACAAGTTCGGCATGACGCCGGAGACGCTTCGTCTCTGGGTCAGGCGAGCCGAGACCGACGACGGACTGCGACCGGGTCTTACGAGCAGCGAGCGCGAACGCATGAAGGAGCTAGAGCGCGAGAACCGCGAGCTTCGGCGCGCCAACGAGATCTTGAAGAGCGCTGCGG GCTTTCTTCGGGGCGGAGCTCGACCGCCGACAGAAGAGGTAGTCGACTACATCGACGCTAACCGCGACCGTTTCGGGGTCGAGCCGATCTGCGAGGTCTTGCCGATCGCCCCTTCAACCTACTACGCCGCCAAGACGCGTGAGCCGTCGGCCAGAGCGCTGCGCGATGCCGAGCTCAAGCCCGAGATCGAGCGAGTGTATTCCGAAAGCTACGACGGCTGCTACGGCGCTCGCAAGGTGTGGAAGCAGCTCAAGCGCGAAGGTGTCCCAGTGGCGCGCTGCACGGTCGCACGACTGATGCGTGAGCTGGGACTTTCGGGCGTGAAGCGGGGTGGATACAAGGTCACCACGATTGCCGACCCTGCGGCCGACAGGCCCGCGGACCTCGTCGATCGCAAGTTCGTCGCGATCCGCCCCAACGAGCTTTGGGTCGCAGACATCACCTACGTCGCGACCTGGAGCGGATTCGTCTACGTCTCGTTCGTCACCGATGTGTTCTCGCGCATGATAGTCGGCTGGCGCGTGTCGAGTTCGCTTCGTTCAGATCTCGCACTCGACGCGCTGGAGATGGCGGTGCACGCACGCGGCGGGGCCGAGGGTGTGGTGCACCACTCCGATCGCGGCGTTCAATATCTATCGATTCGCTACACCGAACGGCTTGAAGAGGAGGGCGCCGTCGCCTCCGTCGGCAGCAAAGGAGACAGCTACGACAACGCGCTCGCCGAGACGATCAACGGCCTGTACAAGACCGAGGTGATCAGGAGGAAGGGTCCGTGGCGCGGCATAGAGGACGTCGAGTTCGCCACGCTTGAGTGGGTGCACTGGTTCAATAACCACCGGCTGCTCGAGCCGATCGGCGACATTCCGCCGGCGGAATACGAAGGTCTCTACTGGCTTGAGCGAGCCGCGAACGATACAGTCGGACTCAAGGAATCAGGTCTCCAGTGA